A window of the Fuscovulum sp. genome harbors these coding sequences:
- a CDS encoding aspartate ammonia-lyase: MQDLHWTLGRYQGQVSGHSHGQRTSPMMMHDMRREEDSLGTMDLPRTCLWGIHTQRAIENFPISGIPLSLFPEFIRSLAWVKKAAARANLALGVLSAEKARVIEEVCDEIIAGRWHDAFRVDMIQGGAGTSTNMNANEVIANLGLLKMGHRAGDYAHLHPNDDVNRSQSTNDVYPTAMRLAIVSQCDAFRAAQSRLADAFGERAVAFAQVRKIGRTQLQDAVPMTLGQEFAGFAVTIREDVEIIGRLSNLLLEVNLGGTAIGTRVNTPDGYAEAVVAELARVAGRPVKLAGDLIEASSDCGAYVTFSGMLKRIAVKLSKICNDLRLLSSGPRSGFNEIRLPAVQAGSSIMPGKINPVIPEVVNQVAFQVIGNDLTVTMAAEAGQLQLNAFEPVIVLNVLQSMRILMQAMDTLATRCVAGIEANVAQCEGALENSLVLATMLVPHIGYGKAALVAKTALSEGASVAATVVKLGFADEAGVAMMLADAG; this comes from the coding sequence ATGCAGGATTTGCATTGGACCCTTGGGCGGTATCAGGGGCAGGTGTCGGGCCACAGCCATGGCCAGAGGACCAGCCCGATGATGATGCACGACATGCGCCGCGAAGAAGACAGTCTTGGCACGATGGACCTGCCGCGCACCTGTCTGTGGGGCATCCATACCCAGCGGGCGATTGAAAACTTTCCCATCTCGGGGATTCCCTTGTCGCTTTTTCCGGAGTTCATCCGATCGCTTGCTTGGGTGAAAAAGGCGGCGGCGCGGGCCAATCTGGCGCTGGGCGTGCTGTCGGCGGAAAAGGCACGGGTGATCGAGGAAGTTTGCGACGAGATCATTGCCGGGCGGTGGCATGACGCGTTTCGCGTGGACATGATCCAGGGCGGGGCCGGCACATCGACGAACATGAACGCCAATGAGGTGATCGCCAATCTTGGCCTGCTGAAGATGGGCCACCGCGCCGGGGATTACGCGCATCTGCACCCGAATGATGATGTGAACCGGTCGCAATCGACCAATGACGTTTATCCCACGGCGATGCGGCTGGCGATTGTGAGCCAGTGCGACGCCTTTCGCGCGGCGCAGTCGCGGCTGGCGGATGCCTTTGGCGAACGGGCGGTGGCCTTTGCGCAGGTGCGCAAGATCGGGCGGACGCAGTTGCAGGATGCGGTGCCGATGACGCTCGGCCAAGAGTTCGCTGGTTTTGCCGTGACGATCCGCGAGGATGTGGAAATCATCGGGCGGTTGTCCAACCTGCTGTTGGAGGTAAACCTTGGCGGCACGGCCATCGGAACGCGGGTGAACACCCCCGACGGCTATGCCGAGGCGGTGGTGGCCGAATTGGCGCGGGTGGCGGGGCGGCCGGTGAAGCTGGCCGGTGATCTGATCGAGGCGAGCAGTGATTGCGGGGCCTATGTCACCTTTTCCGGCATGCTGAAGCGGATCGCGGTGAAGCTGTCGAAGATCTGCAATGACCTGCGGCTGCTGTCTTCGGGGCCGCGGTCGGGGTTCAATGAAATCCGGCTTCCGGCAGTGCAGGCGGGATCGTCGATCATGCCGGGCAAGATCAACCCGGTGATTCCGGAGGTGGTCAACCAGGTCGCGTTTCAGGTGATTGGCAATGATCTGACGGTCACCATGGCGGCAGAGGCGGGGCAGTTGCAACTGAATGCCTTTGAGCCGGTGATCGTGCTGAACGTGCTGCAATCCATGCGCATTCTGATGCAGGCGATGGATACGCTGGCCACCCGCTGTGTGGCGGGGATCGAGGCCAATGTCGCGCAATGCGAGGGGGCGCTGGAGAACAGTCTGGTGCTGGCCACGATGCTGGTGCCGCATATCGGGTATGGCAAAGCGGCGCTGGTGGCCAAGACCGCGCTGTCCGAGGGGGCATCAGTGGCGGCAACGGTGGTGAAGCTGGGCTTTGCGGATGAGGCCGGGGTGGCGATGATGCTGGCCGATGCAGGCTGA
- a CDS encoding LysR family transcriptional regulator, producing MDIRWLQDFLALAELRNFTRAAEFRNLSQAAFSRRIQSLEHWVGTALVVKGSQPVRLTEAGEQFREGAGASVERLLETRAAIRGSQFEVMSQIRLAMPNVLARSDFRRILAAIGPKVRSSFSVIVGTTAEVTARYLAGDADILLAHDCPALPSHEALATQERVVLRADRFLPYAARGQEFGFPGTPKEPFPLIAYAQRAYFARLFEHVIERGGGVLSYRLSVQCDMSDVLKEVIAAGHGVGWLPESAVEAGADIVPLGGVEWELPLEICAFRPRRAAGPKLDALWAALKA from the coding sequence ATGGACATTCGTTGGTTGCAGGATTTTCTGGCGCTGGCCGAGTTGCGGAATTTCACCCGCGCGGCCGAATTTCGCAACCTGTCGCAGGCGGCGTTTTCACGACGCATCCAGTCGTTGGAACATTGGGTGGGCACGGCGCTGGTGGTGAAGGGGTCGCAGCCTGTGCGGCTGACCGAGGCGGGCGAGCAGTTCCGCGAAGGGGCAGGTGCTTCGGTGGAACGGCTGCTGGAGACGCGGGCGGCGATCCGGGGCAGCCAGTTCGAGGTGATGAGCCAGATCCGGCTGGCGATGCCCAATGTGTTGGCGCGCAGTGATTTCCGGCGCATTCTGGCGGCCATCGGGCCGAAGGTGCGCAGTTCTTTTTCGGTGATTGTTGGAACAACGGCCGAGGTGACGGCGCGCTATCTGGCGGGGGATGCGGATATCCTGCTGGCGCATGATTGCCCGGCGCTGCCCAGTCATGAGGCACTGGCCACGCAAGAGCGGGTGGTTCTGCGGGCGGATCGGTTCCTGCCCTATGCGGCGCGGGGGCAGGAGTTCGGCTTTCCCGGCACGCCCAAGGAGCCATTTCCGCTGATCGCCTATGCACAACGGGCCTATTTCGCGCGGCTGTTCGAGCATGTGATCGAACGGGGTGGTGGGGTGCTGTCCTATCGGTTGTCGGTGCAATGCGACATGTCGGATGTGCTGAAAGAGGTGATCGCTGCGGGGCATGGCGTGGGCTGGCTGCCGGAAAGCGCGGTGGAGGCAGGGGCGGATATCGTGCCGTTGGGCGGGGTGGAGTGGGAATTGCCGCTGGAGATCTGCGCCTTTCGCCCGCGGCGCGCTGCGGGGCCAAAGCTGGATGCGCTGTGGGCGGCGTTGAAGGCCTAG
- a CDS encoding sialate O-acetylesterase, whose amino-acid sequence MPNIYIIAGQSNATAMTAALRSQLQARDPGAIVIAVSSAGAPLTWGRRGEDWYQPGEMQNRVVTEAARAMQANPGAVLQGMIWVQGEADTYDFARAPSYASQFQSLLAGIDAGLRAALPGVARSALNFDVVISNLSDVAPAAPGRAFWDTIIDQQRRLDAGSDRISAVDPDAVARAGGFSASGMFRDALHYSEGFMGRLAAALVDRVVPASAGEPPQALVLQGTDAAEVLTGRDADDFVRAGHGADSIFGGAGNDSVSGGWGDDLIFGGAGLNSLWGVNGNDTITGGADRDVIFGGAGRDLIMGGAGDDVIDGGNAGDVISGGAGRDRLRGGGGADVINGGAGRDTMVGGAAADVFVFGSAADIGIGAGRDRIADFVSGEDQIDLRGMGLIFSPTGFAGGGQRSVTFDPSRGLLLGDSNGDRVADWMVELAGVDQLVPRDLIL is encoded by the coding sequence ATGCCCAATATCTATATCATCGCGGGCCAGAGCAATGCGACCGCCATGACCGCCGCCTTGCGCAGCCAATTGCAGGCGCGCGATCCGGGGGCCATCGTGATTGCCGTCAGCAGCGCAGGCGCGCCTTTGACATGGGGCCGTCGCGGGGAGGACTGGTATCAACCCGGAGAGATGCAGAACAGGGTGGTGACCGAGGCTGCCCGCGCAATGCAGGCCAATCCCGGCGCGGTGCTGCAGGGGATGATCTGGGTGCAGGGCGAGGCGGATACCTATGATTTCGCGCGAGCGCCCAGTTACGCAAGCCAGTTTCAATCGCTGCTGGCGGGCATTGACGCGGGATTGCGAGCGGCGCTTCCCGGCGTGGCGCGGTCGGCGCTGAACTTTGACGTGGTGATTTCCAACCTTTCAGACGTTGCGCCGGCGGCACCGGGCCGGGCGTTCTGGGACACGATCATCGACCAGCAGCGCCGTCTGGATGCGGGATCGGACCGGATCAGCGCGGTTGACCCGGATGCGGTGGCACGGGCGGGCGGGTTCTCTGCATCCGGGATGTTCAGGGATGCCCTGCATTATTCGGAAGGCTTCATGGGCCGTCTGGCCGCAGCGCTGGTCGATCGGGTGGTTCCGGCATCGGCGGGAGAGCCGCCGCAAGCGCTGGTCTTGCAGGGGACGGATGCCGCAGAGGTGCTGACCGGGCGGGACGCCGACGATTTTGTCCGCGCGGGGCATGGCGCGGACAGCATCTTTGGCGGGGCGGGCAATGACAGTGTCAGCGGCGGCTGGGGGGACGACCTGATCTTTGGAGGTGCGGGACTGAACAGCCTGTGGGGCGTGAACGGCAATGACACGATCACGGGTGGGGCGGATCGGGACGTGATCTTTGGCGGGGCGGGGCGCGACCTGATCATGGGCGGGGCGGGCGATGACGTGATCGACGGCGGCAATGCGGGCGATGTGATCTCTGGCGGTGCGGGGCGCGACCGGCTGCGGGGCGGGGGTGGAGCGGACGTGATCAACGGCGGGGCGGGCCGGGATACGATGGTCGGGGGGGCGGCGGCGGATGTCTTTGTCTTTGGTAGCGCGGCGGATATCGGGATCGGGGCCGGGCGCGACAGGATTGCCGATTTCGTATCGGGCGAGGATCAGATTGATCTGCGCGGCATGGGGCTGATCTTTTCGCCCACCGGCTTTGCGGGGGGTGGGCAGCGATCGGTGACCTTTGATCCGTCGCGCGGGCTGCTGCTGGGTGACAGCAATGGGGACCGGGTGGCCGACTGGATGGTGGAACTGGCGGGAGTGGACCAACTGGTGCCGCGCGATCTGATCCTGTAG
- a CDS encoding GSCFA domain-containing protein: MSYASLPDECFWRRCLSAPDFRLNDLYRPTVLIGRDDAVATAGSCFAQKIGRELRRSTARFLDLEPVPHGMTEATAAGLGFGLFSARYGNIYSTAQMVQLAEDALTGHLRDEAFWEKNGRWYDGLRPRLEPGGYATLDLAGAARLAHLAQVRRLFTEASVFIFTLGLTERWEDARGGTVYPLCPAAVDPAFGDPAHRFHNARVGDVVEELCRMVGLLRQGNPELRFIFTVSPVPLMATATGGHVLGATARSKAVLRAAVDEVITLLPGCDYFPSYEIATQNPLMRDAFGPDQREVREEVVETIMQVFFAGQEGILRDGRGAAVPEDKGIEVCDETLLDAARG, from the coding sequence ATGTCCTATGCGTCGCTTCCGGATGAATGTTTCTGGCGGCGTTGCCTGTCGGCCCCGGATTTTCGCCTGAATGATCTGTATCGGCCGACCGTCCTGATCGGACGGGATGATGCGGTGGCGACGGCGGGAAGCTGCTTTGCGCAGAAGATCGGGCGCGAATTGCGCCGGTCTACGGCGCGGTTCCTGGATCTGGAGCCGGTGCCGCATGGCATGACAGAGGCGACGGCGGCGGGGCTGGGATTTGGCCTGTTTTCGGCGCGGTACGGGAACATCTACAGCACGGCGCAGATGGTGCAACTGGCCGAAGACGCGCTGACCGGGCATCTGCGAGACGAGGCGTTCTGGGAAAAGAACGGCCGGTGGTATGATGGGCTGCGCCCACGGCTGGAGCCGGGGGGATATGCCACGCTGGATTTGGCAGGTGCGGCGCGGCTGGCGCATCTGGCGCAGGTGCGGCGGCTGTTCACCGAGGCGAGCGTGTTCATCTTTACACTGGGTTTGACCGAACGGTGGGAGGATGCGCGGGGCGGGACGGTCTATCCGCTGTGTCCGGCGGCGGTGGACCCTGCCTTTGGCGACCCGGCGCATCGGTTTCACAACGCCCGCGTGGGCGACGTGGTGGAGGAGCTGTGCCGCATGGTCGGGTTGCTGCGGCAGGGCAATCCGGAGCTGCGGTTCATCTTCACCGTGTCACCTGTGCCGCTGATGGCGACGGCCACGGGCGGGCATGTGCTGGGCGCGACGGCGCGGTCAAAAGCGGTGCTGCGCGCGGCGGTGGATGAGGTGATCACCCTGCTGCCGGGATGTGACTATTTCCCGTCCTATGAGATCGCGACGCAAAACCCGCTGATGCGGGATGCCTTTGGCCCCGACCAGCGCGAGGTGCGGGAGGAGGTGGTGGAGACAATCATGCAGGTCTTCTTTGCCGGGCAGGAAGGCATCCTGCGCGATGGGCGTGGAGCGGCGGTGCCGGAGGACAAGGGCATCGAGGTATGTGACGAGACCTTGCTGGACGCGGCGCGCGGATGA
- a CDS encoding ornithine cyclodeaminase: MSIDFVPFEAERLLDWKGLLGAFEAGHRLPKPDIKDLFCYRGADTILDRATWIDGLGALVKVATVVPGNVAIGKPTVNGSVTLYDDQTGELTGLVDFHLVTKWKTAGDSLFAASRLVRPGARRFLLVGAGKVAQSMVEAYGAVFPEAEFTVWSRSRDSAEAMGLPVADDLEAAVRGADVICTATMATAPLIKGAWLQPGQHLDLIGAYKPSMREVDDEAMARARVFVDARATTIHHIGELIDPLASGAITEGDIVADYYDDPALFARQSDHEITIAKNGGGAHLDLMTAMYIQKAWAGR, encoded by the coding sequence GTGAGCATTGATTTCGTACCGTTCGAGGCCGAGCGTCTGCTGGACTGGAAGGGGCTTCTGGGGGCCTTCGAGGCGGGGCATCGCCTGCCCAAGCCCGATATCAAGGACCTGTTCTGTTATCGCGGCGCGGATACGATCCTTGACCGGGCGACGTGGATCGATGGGCTTGGCGCGCTGGTCAAGGTGGCGACCGTGGTGCCGGGGAATGTGGCCATCGGCAAGCCCACGGTGAACGGGTCGGTCACACTGTATGACGACCAGACCGGAGAGTTGACCGGGCTGGTGGATTTCCATCTGGTGACCAAGTGGAAGACGGCGGGCGACAGCCTGTTCGCGGCCTCGCGGTTGGTACGCCCAGGCGCGCGGCGGTTCCTGCTGGTGGGGGCGGGGAAGGTGGCACAGTCGATGGTGGAAGCCTATGGGGCGGTGTTTCCGGAGGCGGAGTTCACCGTCTGGAGCCGCAGCCGGGACAGTGCCGAGGCGATGGGTTTGCCAGTCGCGGATGATCTGGAGGCGGCGGTGCGGGGGGCGGATGTGATCTGCACCGCGACGATGGCGACAGCGCCCCTGATCAAGGGGGCATGGTTGCAACCCGGCCAGCATCTGGACCTGATCGGTGCCTACAAGCCCAGTATGCGCGAGGTGGATGATGAAGCCATGGCGCGGGCGCGGGTGTTTGTGGATGCACGGGCGACGACAATCCATCACATCGGGGAATTGATCGACCCGCTGGCATCGGGGGCGATCACCGAGGGCGATATCGTGGCGGATTACTATGACGATCCGGCGCTGTTCGCGCGGCAATCGGATCATGAGATCACGATTGCCAAGAATGGCGGCGGCGCGCATCTGGACCTGATGACGGCGATGTATATCCAGAAGGCCTGGGCCGGGCGGTAG
- a CDS encoding HAD-IA family hydrolase, with protein MIPEAVVFDIGNVLLEWQPERFYDSVIGPEARARLFAEVDLAGMNAGVDLGNPFAESVEALAMAHPEWGPEIRMWRERWFEIAHPPIDGSIRLLRALRARGVPVLALTNFGRETFDAAVERLPFMAEFDRAWVSGKMGVMKPDPAIYAALEVESGVAPGRLLFADDKAENIAAAAARGWRTHLFDGWEGWAQRLVDEGLLERGEAGL; from the coding sequence GTGATCCCAGAAGCGGTGGTCTTTGACATCGGCAATGTGCTGCTGGAATGGCAGCCGGAGCGGTTTTACGACAGCGTGATCGGGCCAGAAGCGCGGGCGCGGCTGTTTGCCGAGGTGGATCTTGCGGGGATGAATGCAGGCGTCGATCTGGGCAATCCCTTTGCCGAGTCCGTGGAAGCGCTGGCCATGGCGCATCCTGAATGGGGGCCGGAGATCCGGATGTGGCGGGAGCGGTGGTTCGAGATTGCGCATCCGCCGATCGACGGGTCGATCCGGCTGTTGCGCGCCTTGCGGGCGCGGGGGGTGCCGGTGCTGGCTCTGACGAATTTCGGGCGCGAAACCTTTGATGCGGCGGTGGAGCGGTTGCCTTTCATGGCCGAGTTCGACCGGGCCTGGGTGTCGGGGAAGATGGGTGTGATGAAGCCCGATCCGGCGATCTATGCCGCGCTGGAGGTGGAAAGCGGCGTCGCGCCGGGGCGGCTGCTGTTTGCCGATGACAAGGCCGAGAACATCGCGGCGGCGGCGGCGCGGGGCTGGCGGACGCATTTGTTTGACGGCTGGGAAGGCTGGGCGCAGCGGTTGGTGGATGAGGGATTGCTGGAACGCGGGGAGGCCGGGCTGTGA